The window GTATAGGGTAGAGAAGTTTATCTACAGGAGGGTAAAAAGAATATACGATGATGTTTCCCTGCTCGAATCGAGCTCTTTCCAGAACCAGGCGGTAACGACGGATATGCGGACCTTGACCCAGGAGATCGAAAAGTTCGCTAAAGACAAAAAATTTGAAATAGAGACGTTGAAGGTGCGGGAAAACTACCGGAAAGAATTCCTGGGGAACGTTTCTCATGAGTTAAAAACCCCGCTCTTTACGGTGCAGGGGTATATAGAGACCTTATTGGATGGCGCTATAGACGATAAAAAGGTGCATAAGAAGTATCTTCAACGTGCAAATAAAGGGGTGGAGCGGCTGATCTATATCGTTAAAGACCTGGATATGATCACTAAACTAGAGGTAGGCGACCTGCATCTGGAATATGAAGATTTTGATATTGTGGAGTTGGTCCGTAGTGTGTTCGAAATGTTCGAAATGAAAGCCGCCAAAAAGAACATAACCCTTACGTTTGATATGCCTTACGATGAACCGATAGTGGTACATGCCGATAAAGAACGGATCCAGCAGGTAGTAGCCAATCTGGTAGTGAACTCCATTAAATACGGGAGGGAAGACGGAACTACGGAGATAAGTATAGAGAATCTTATTAAAAACAAGGTGATTGTCAGGGTTACTGACAATGGGGAAGGTATTGAAAAGCAGAATATAGCCCGCATTTTT of the Zhouia spongiae genome contains:
- a CDS encoding sensor histidine kinase is translated as MAIKLRKSYRFALRSSTYITLIVSTVVGVSLYYFYELNPLILIIFALSLFTVCFFILQYRVEKFIYRRVKRIYDDVSLLESSSFQNQAVTTDMRTLTQEIEKFAKDKKFEIETLKVRENYRKEFLGNVSHELKTPLFTVQGYIETLLDGAIDDKKVHKKYLQRANKGVERLIYIVKDLDMITKLEVGDLHLEYEDFDIVELVRSVFEMFEMKAAKKNITLTFDMPYDEPIVVHADKERIQQVVANLVVNSIKYGREDGTTEISIENLIKNKVIVRVTDNGEGIEKQNIARIFERFYRIDKSGSRKEGGSGLGLSIVKHIIEAHNEKIYVESVYGMGSEFSFTLEKTK